DNA from Lactobacillus johnsonii:
ACCTTTAAGTTCTTCTGTCTGCTTTCTTTTCTTCTCTTCTTCGAGCTGGAATAACTTTGCCCGTAACATATTCATCGCAGTTTCTCTATTTTGCAATTGAGACCTCTGAGCCTGCGATGAGGTAACAATACCAGTTGGTAAGTGGGTAATTCGAACCGCACTAGAAGTCTTATTAATATGCTGACCTCCAGCACCACTTGAGCGATAAACGTCAATTCTTAAATCATCTGGATTAATATCAACCTCAATGCTTTGATCAATCTCTGGTATTACCTCGACAGAAGCAAAAGATGTATGCCGTCTTTTTGCCGAATCAAAAGGAGATATTCTTACTAATCTATGAACACCATTTTCAGATTTAAGTAATCCGAAAGCATTTTTTCCTTGAATCCGGATGCTTACACTTTTAACACCAGCTTCTTCACCAGGTTCATAATCTTCAATTTCAAATTTTAAATCATGGCTAACTGTATAGCGTTGATACATCCTCAAAAGCATATCAGCCCAATCCATAGCTTCAGTACCACCAGCACCCGGATGAATTTCCATTAGAGCATTATGTTGATCATATTTATCTGACAATAATAATGATAATTCATAATCATGAAAACTTTGTGATAATGACACCATTTCTTCAGATAATTCTTCACTCAATTCAGGATCTGGATCTGCTTTAAGTAACTCTAAAGCAGTTTGAGCATCATCGAATTTTGCTTCAAGTTGCTTAAAGTTTTCACTTTTTTCCTTCATTCGATTAGTATCATTAATTAAACTCTGAGCCTGCTCTTGGTTATCCCAAAAACCAGGTTCTGCCATTTTTTGCTCATTAATCGCAATACCCTCATTCAATGAATCGAAGTCAAAGAGACCTCCTGAAATGCTCTAATTTAGGACTAAGATCATTTAATTCTGCTTGAATTTCGCTAATCTCCATTTTTACTTTCCTCACATTACAAAATTAATTTTTACTTTAATAATAGCAAAAAAGAGAGACATTATCTGCCTCCCTTTGTTTTTATCGACTAATGTTTTGTCTTATTTGAGCCTTCATAAATAGACGGGTGGCATCAAATTCGATATTACTGATCATTTCCTCAAACATTCTATAGCCAGCTTCTTGATATTCAACTAATGGATTTAGTTGTCCATATCCTCTTAGACTAATAGATTGTCGTAATTGATCCATGGCATCAATATGATCAGTCCAACGTTCATCTACAACACGCAAAATAACAACTTTTTCAAATTCTAACATTTGCTCAGGATCAGCAAGTTGCTTTTCTTTTTCAGCATAATTGTCTTCTGCAATCTGATAAAGTCTCTTCTTAAGTTCTTCCGCACTTAAGTGCTTCATATTAAGCTTTTTAGTAGTTTCTTCATCAGTAATGGCAGAGGAAATGAAGTCTCTTATTTGATCATTACGCCAATCTTTTTTGTCGCCTTGGGTGTACATATCAATTTGATGATCAATAGTCCGTTTAATCATTGGCATTAAAACATTTTTCAATGATTTTTCTTCAGAAATAACTTGCATTCTTTCCCCGTAAATAATTTCACGTTGTGTACGCATAACATCATCGTATTGCAAAGTTTGCTTCCGAGTATCGTAGTTGTTACCTTCAACACGCTTTTGAGCTGATTCAACTTGTCTAGTAATCATACGTGATTCAATGACTTTATCATCATCATTATCAGATATTCGATCAAGGAATAATTTTACTCGATCTCCACCAAAACGCTTCATCAAATCATCTTCTAGAGAAAGATAAAATCTTGTTACACCAGGATCACCTTGACGACCGGATCTACCACGAAGCTGATTATCAATACGACGAGACTCGTGACGTTCAGTACCAATAACAGCTAAACCGCCTAATTCTTTAACACCTGGTCCTAATTTAATATCAGTACCACGACCAGCCATGTTAGTAGCAATTGTAACTGCTCCTCTTTGACCAGCATTCATAATGATCTCTGCTTCTTTAGCATGGTTTTTAGCATTCAAAACTGCGTGTGGAATACCTGCTTGATTAAGCATTTGACTTAAACGTTCAGAGCTTTCAATAGCTACAGTACCGACCAATACCGGTTGTCCTTTTGCGTGACGTTCCTTAATTTCTTTTACTACAGCTTCAAATTTAGAATCTAAAGTTGGATATAAAACATCAGGCAAGTCTTTACGAGCAATTGGACGGTTAGTTGGAATAGTGATTACTTCCATGTTATAGATTTCACGAAATTCTTCTTCTTCCGTCTTCGCTGTACCTGTCATACCTGCTAACTTCTTATACATTCTAAAGAAATTCTGGTAAGTGATAGTTGCTTGAGTTTTAGACTCTTCTTGAATCTTAACTCCTTCTTTTGCTTCAATAGCCTGGTGAAGTCCATCAGAATAACGACGGCCTTCCATTACACGTCCAGTGAAAGAATCAACAATCATAACTTCACCATTTTGAACCACATAGTCGATATCTTTCAACATAATGTAGTTAGCTCTTAAAGCTTGATCAATATGGTGAACTAAGACTTGGTTATCAATATCATACAAGTTCTTCAAACCAAAGTGTTCACAAGCCTTTTTAATTCCTTGATTGGTCAAATTAATTGTTTTAGTTGGCCAATCAATCTTGTAGTCACCATGGTCTTCATCATCATCTACATCGTCATCACTTTTATCTTCAACTAAAGTTTTAACAAAACGATCAGCACGAATATATTCACTGTTTGCTTGCTCTGCTTGTCCGGAAATAATCAATGGTGTTCTTGCTTCATCAATTAAAATTGAGTCAACCTCATCGATAATTGCATAATTAAGTGGACGTTGAACCATTTGATCTTTGTAGACAACCATATTGTCTCTTAAATAATCAAATCCCAACTCAGAGTTAGTTGAATAAGTAACGTCACAATTATAAGCGTCTCTCTTTTCGTCTGCAGACATCGAATTAAGGTTCAAACCTACAGATAAACCGAGCCACTTATATAATTGCCCCATTTCACTTTCATCACGACTAGATAGGTACTCATTAACTGTTACTACATGAACACCTTTCCCCGTTAGGGCATTTAAATAAACTGGCAAAGTAGCAGTTAATGTTTTACCTTCCCCAGTCATCATTTCGGCAATATTACCGTAATGAAGTGCAATACCACCAATAATTTGAACACGGAAAGGATATAATCCTAACACTCTTTTTGCACCTTCACGTGCTGTAGCAAATGCTTCTGGTAGAATATCATCTAACGTTTCACCATTTTCTAAACGCTTACGAAATTCTGGTGTCTTTGCTTGGAGTTGCTCATCAGATAATTTTTCGTACTCGTCTCCTAAAGATTCTACCTTAGTTGCTAATTTTTCAAATTTCTTTAATTCTCTTCTATCGTTATCGTAAATCTTTTTAAGAATATTAGCCATTTAATCGGTCCTTAAATTTAAATTTTGTGCACAAATCTAAAATAATACTATGTAATTTTAACATTAATTTGGAAAAATGAGAAACCTACTATTGCAAGAAAAAGCCTCTTAAGCTTATCGCTGCTCAAGAGACTCTTAATTTATAAGATTGTTTTAATTATTCGTTAGTTTCAATCAAGCCATAACGACCATCATTTCTGCGGTATACAATGCTTGTTCCATTTGTATCTGCATCTTCAAAAACAAAGAAATCATGACCCAACAAGTCCATTTGTAAAACGGCTTCTTCTGCACTCATTGGCTTTAAATCCAAATGCTTGTTACGAACAATATCAAATTCTTTAGGTGCTTTCTTTTCTTCTTCTAAGTCTTCATAGAAGAAATCTTTTAAGCCCTTCTCACGACTCTTTCTGTTAATACGAGTCTTGTATTTTCTGATTTGACGTTCTAGTTTTTCGGAAACAAAGTCAATACTCTTGTACATATCATCAGTTGTATCTTCTGCACGTAAAACTAAGTATGGAAGTGGAATAGTTACTTCAACCTTAGCAGTGTGATCTGGATAAACCTTTAAATTGATATGAGCAATTACATCAAAATTGATTTCGAAGTACTTTTCGAGCTTATTCAATCTCTTTTGAACATAATCTCTTAAGGCATCAGTAACTTCGACATTTTCTCCACGAACATTGTATTTTAACATTGTAGATTCTCCTTCCAACGTCTTATGACGTTTTTTCTTACACATTTAGTATAGCAAATTGTAAGCGGTTTTACTAATGATTTATCTGCTAATTGTAAAACTATTTATTTTACAATTAGGATAAACTTCTAAAAGAGCATCTCGTGCATGATACAGGGTTCTACCGGTCGTATAAATATCATCTAGCAATAAAATTTTTCCACTAACATTTTTATTATCGATAGCCGAAAAGGTTTGCTTAGTCAATAACCGTTCCTCCCTATTCTTTTCTCCCTGAGCCTTCTCCGTATCTGCCTTAACTAATAATTTCGTTAAAGGGACTAACTTTTGATAAATAGAAGAAATTGTATCAAATCCTCTTTTTTCTAGATGACTGGGCGAGCTGGGAACAGGAACATAATAATCAGCACTTGGCAACTGGTCAATCAACTCAGCTAGGACATGACACAAAATATAATCTCCATATCTTTTGTACTGCACCATAACATCATGGAAAGTATCATTATATTGATATAAAGAACGATTATCTAACAAATTGCCTGCATATTTCCGCTTCCACTGTAGACAATCATTACATAGTCCTTTCGTATCTATTTCTTTATTACAACCTGAACATATTTTTCCTTTCTTTTTAACAAACTTTTTTAAACATTCAGAACAAGTATATTTTTCCTTGTACTTAACAAATAAAAACAATTTTTCATAGTCTATCTCTCTTCGAAAAGAAGAGTGACACAATAAACAATTACTCACTTGTTCATCATCCTAATCTGTTTCATCGCTTGCCGAATATTTTTAGTATATTTGTGATAACAAAATAAAACTAGCCCATCTCTATCATCCGCACTTCTTCCTACTCGTCCTGCAATCTGAACTAAACTTGGAGTATTGTAAATCGGATCATCTGCCGCAATTACAATTACTTGAACATGCTTAAAAGTTACTCCTCGTTCTAAAATCGTTGTTGTCAGTAAAATATCAATTTCTTGATGACGAAATCTAGCGACTTTAGTTTGCCTTTCTTTGTCACCCGCATATACGCTTACAATCTTTTTCTCTTTAAAAATAGCACTCAAATGTTTCTTATATATGGGCAAATCTTTGATTCTCGGAACAAATACCAGAATAGGTTTATTCATATTTATAATTCTACTAATCTGTTTAATCAGAGCAGGATGAACTTTTCCTTTACTAGAAATAAAAGGTTTAAAGAAATATTTTTCTTTCGGTACAGGTAATAATCCCTTATGAAATCTTCTCTTCAGCAAAGAATAATTAATTACCTTACTTTTGGCCAGTTTTAATAATTTTTCATCTGGAGTTGCAGTTAGAAAAAATGTACATCCCTTTTCTTTTACAGCATTTTTAGCTGCAAAATGAAGCATTTTATTTTCATAAAAGGGAAAAGAGTCTACTTCATCAATCACAATCAAATCAAAAGCCTGGTAAAATTTTAAAAGTTGATGTGTTGTGCATATGACAAACTGCTCATCTTTTGCATCATGATATTCACGTCCATGATATTTTCCAATTTCTACTTTTTCAAATGCTGCTTGAAAGCGGGGAAATAATTCATCAACTACATCAATTCGAGGCGTAGCAATTGCTATTCGGAAGCCATTTTTTAAAACTTCCTCTACTACTTTAAAGAGCATCTCTGTCTTACCGGCTCCAGTTACTGCATGAATTAAATGATTTCGTCGTTCTTTAAAAGAATTAACTAACTCATTAGAAATCAATTCCTGTTGATCAGTTAATTTTCCCTGCCAACTTAGTGGAGTAACTATTTTAGGATAAGTACTTTTTTCAATGTTTCTTTCTAAATTCTTCTCTTCACTTATTCTTCCAACTCCAATACATTCTCGGCAATATAAATATCTATTAGGTAATGTTGCATCTGCTTTAGTGTTACATCGTTGGCATAAACCATTTATCATTGCAGGAACTTTTGTCGTTTTACTATTTATGTTATGGTTATTTTGACTATCTATTCATTGTCGTCCTTTTAATTCACTCATCAATACCACCCTATATTAATTACGCAATTGGAGGCGATTTTTTGTCATCAAAGCAATTAAGCTATCTAACAATCAGTAAATCTGGTCAACATGAGATGGTTATCAAAAAAAGTAGATTCATCTGCTCGTTAGCTCGTACTAAAACAGTGGAAGAAGCCCAAACATTTATTGAGCAAGTTTCAAAAAAATATCACGATGCCACTCACAATACATATGCTTATACTTTAGGATTAAATGATAATCAAGTTAAGGCCAGTGATAATGGTGAACCTTCCGGAACAGCAGGCATCCCTGAACTAAAAGCTCTTCAATTAATGAAATTAAAAGACGTAACTGCTGTAGTCACCAGATATTTTGGTGGTATTAAATTGGGCGCTGGTGGATTAATCCGCGCTTATTCAAATTCCGTAACTGAAGCTGCTCAAAATATTGGTGTTGTAAAGTGCGTCATGCAGCAATTAATTGAATTTACAATTCCTTATAATCGACTTGATGAGGTTAATCATTATTTAAATGAAAATAAAATCCTCATTGATAATCAAATATATACTACTGATGTAACAATCCAAATTTTTCTAGATCTAGATCAAATCACTCAAGTTGAAGAGGATCTAATTAATTTATTATCTGGAAAAGTAGATTTCAAGAAAATAGACCAAAGATTTAATGAAATTCCTGTTACTGATTTAAATTTCCATGAACAATAAAAAAGATTTACGCTGTTTTAACGTAAATCTTTTTTATTTGTATTCTTTTTATTTAATCGTCTTACTTTTACCTCAGGATCTGCACGTTCCATTTTATTAATAGTGTGTTGAAGAAAATGCAAAAGTGGTTTATATTTTTCGCCCAATAATCCGATCGTTTCAACAAAAAGTTCAACTGCGAATAATAGACCTAAAATTAATAGCCAGATTCCCCACCGAGGAGATACTAATGAAAGCAATGAGACAAAAGAAAAAATAAGTGAAATTCCATAAATAGCTAACACAGTTTGACGATGGGTTAATCCCATTCGCATTAATTGATGATGTAAGTGATGCTTATCTGCTTGAGATATATTTTTCTTATTTAATTTTCGTCTGATCATGGCATAAACTGTATCAGTAATTGGAACCCCTAAAATAAGGATTGGCACTAATAATGACACAAAAGTTACATTTTTTAATCCCTTTAAAGAGAGAACGGAAATCATAAATCCAATATATAACGCACCCGTATCTCCCAAAAATATCTTCGCAGGATGAAAATTATAAGGTAAAAAACCCAATAAACAAGCTGCTAGCATAATACACATAATTGGAACATAGTGTTGCCAACTCTTTAAAAAGAAGAAACCAACAATTCCCATCGTTACTAGAGAAATTAAGGTAACACCAGTTGCTAAGCCATCTAAACCATCAATAAGATTAACAGCATTTGTTAGAGCAAGAATCCAAAAAATAGTAAGAGGGAAACTCCACCAACCTAGTTGAATATGGCATAAAAATGGCAAGCTTAACTCTCTTACTTTAATTCCAGCTAAGAAATATACGACCAGGGATGCAACAAAAATCCCAAACATTTTTTGTCTAGGTTTTAACTCTAAAATATCATCAATCAAACCCGTTAAGATAATAACACTGGATGCCAATAATACTGAAAAAAGTTCATGAGTCGGAAAATCTTTCCGTAATAAGACAAATTCTCCAATATTAAAAGCTACAAATATTGCTAATCCACCAATAGTAGGCATTGGCTTTTTATTGATGCGACGAGCATTTGGATTATCAACGGCACCTAATACAAAAGCTAATTTTCTAATAAAAGGAGTTATAGCAGCAGTAATAATTACTAATAAGAATATTTTAATAATTGTTTGAAACATAACAATCTACTTTCTTAAACTTCTTTTTTTCATTATACCTACACCCCAATATAAACACAATAAAGCGGTAAACAAAAAAGACGAATCTTAAGATTCGTCTTTATTTAGCTATTGCAACAGCACGTTTTTCTCGAATAACAGTAACTTTGATGTTACCAGGATATTCCATATCTTGTTCAATTTGATTTCTAATGTCATGAGCAAGAATAGTAGTACGAGCATCTGAGATCTTATCTGGCTCAACCATTACCCTTATCTCACGGCCTGCTTGAATTGCATATGCCTGTTTTACACCAATGTGTCCCTTTGCAATCGTTTCTAGTTGTTCTAGTCGACGAATATAGTTTTCTAGAGATTCGCTTCTAGCACCTGGTCGAGCTGAAGAAATTGTATCAGCAGCTACAACTAATTCTGCAATAAATGATAACTTAGGAACATCATCATGGTGAGCAGCAATTGCATTCACAACCAAATCTGGTTCATGATACTTTCGTGCAAGTTCAACACCAATTTCTACATGAGAGCCCTCAATTTCATGATCAATGGACTTCCCAATATCGTGTAATAATCCTGCGCGTACCGCTATTTTTTCGTCTAAACCAAGTTCAGCAGCCATCACACCTGTTAACTTACCTACTTCAATGGAATGAGATAAAACATTTTGTCCATAAGACGTCCGATACTTTAAGCGTCCTAAAATCTTTACCAATTCTGGATGCATCTTATGAATACCAAGTTCCATTAAGGCACTTTCACCAGCTTCGTAAATATCATCATTTACTTCTTTACGAGCACGATCAACCATTTCTTCTATCCGCGCTGGATGAATTCGACCATCTTTAATTAAACGCTCTAAAGCTCTTTTTGCAATTTCACGTCTAATTGGGTCAAAACCACTTAAGACTACTACATCTGGAGTATCATCAATGATTACATCTACACCAGTTAAAGCCTCAAATGAACGGATATTTCTACCCTCACGGCCAATGATACGACCTTTCATATCATCACTTGGTAAATTAACAACTGAAACAGTTTTTTCAGAAACCGTATCGGCTGCACTACTTTGAATTGCATCAACAATTACTTTACGAGCAAAATGATCTGCTTTTGCCTTAGCAAGTTGATTACTTTCTTCAATCATTTCTGCTCTTTCCTTAACCAATTGGTCTGAAAGTTTATCTAAAACGATCTTTTTAGCATCTTCTTGATTCAACTCTGCAACTTCATAGAGCTTTTTCTCTCGCTCGGTCACTAATTGATCGGCTCTATTTTCTTTTTCTAGAACTTGAGCCTGCAATTTTTTAATTTGGTTTTCTTTCTGTGTGAGTTGTGAATCTTTTTGATCCAACAAACTATCTTTATGATCAATAGCATCTTCACGTTGCAGTAAGCGATTTTCTTGTCTAGAAACCTCTTGACGTCGTTCATTAAGTTCATTATCCACTCTTTCGCGATAATGATGAATTTCTTCTTGTGCTTCCAGAATTTTTTCTTTTTTTGCATCTGCTGCAGCTTTCTTCATTGCTTCTTTTTGTGAAGCAAGATCAGCTTCTACAGCTTTAGCTTTACTTTCTGCATCTGCCAAGATGTGTTTTGCATCATGGGCTGCATTCTGTGCTTGAGTTTCCCACTTATTTTTACGGATACTATAGCCAGCACAACCTCCAACTAAGACAGAAACAATAGCGACAGCAACAGGAACTAAAATTGTATTTACCATATTTTTACTATCGCCTTTTTTATAGAATTATTTCACACATTATTAATAATAAAAGTATCCGGAAGTGATGTCAATCATACAAAAAACCTTGGCCTCTAAAAGCCAAGGTTTAACTGTATCTGTCGATTATTTTTTTTCATCGGAAGCATCTTTGTTTACTGGTACTTCCTTGTCCTGTTTTACCTTTTCAGGATTTTCTCGTTCTTCAATTGCTTTAGCATCAATTCCATAAGCTTCACGAACTTTTTCTTTTACTTCTTCGTAAACATCAGGATGCTCTTCTAGATATTGCTTAGCATTCTCGCGGCCTTGTCCAATGCGATCATCCCCATATGAATACCACGAGCCAGCTTTCTTAATGATATCTTTATCAGCAGCCATATCAATTAACTCACCAGTTTGAGAAATTCCTTTCCCATACATGATATCGACTTCTGCCACTTTAAATGGAGGAGCAACTTTATTTTTTACAACCTTTAATTTAACTCGGTTACCAATTACGTCTGATCCTTGTTTAATTTGTTCTGCTCTACGTACTTCTAATCTAATCGTAGAGTAAAACTTCAAAGCACGTCCACCAGGAGTAGTTTCTGGATTTCCAAACATAACCCCAACTTTTTCACGAATTTGGTTAATGAAAACAGCAATAGTTTTAGTTTTAGAGATATTTCCTGAGAGTTTACGTAAAGCCTGACTCATTAATCTGGCTTGTAAACCAACATGTGAATCTCCCATGTCACCGTCAATTTCGGCTCTTGGCACTAAGGCTGCCACGGAATCTACAACTAAGATATCAATTGCACCACTCGCAATAAGCGTATCTGCAATTTG
Protein-coding regions in this window:
- the prfB gene encoding peptide chain release factor 2 (programmed frameshift) — encoded protein: MEISEIQAELNDLSPKLEHFRRSLDFDSLNEGIAINEQKMAEPGFWDNQEQAQSLINDTNRMKEKSENFKQLEAKFDDAQTALELLKADPDPELSEELSEEMVSLSQSFHDYELSLLLSDKYDQHNALMEIHPGAGGTEAMDWADMLLRMYQRYTVSHDLKFEIEDYEPGEEAGVKSVSIRIQGKNAFGLLKSENGVHRLVRISPFDSAKRRHTSFASVEVIPEIDQSIEVDINPDDLRIDVYRSSGAGGQHINKTSSAVRITHLPTGIVTSSQAQRSQLQNRETAMNMLRAKLFQLEEEKKRKQTEELKGNQKEIGFGSQIRSYVFHPYNMVKDHRTNFETSDVNGVMDGKLDNFIYAYLQWLLSQKNPN
- the secA gene encoding preprotein translocase subunit SecA, encoding MANILKKIYDNDRRELKKFEKLATKVESLGDEYEKLSDEQLQAKTPEFRKRLENGETLDDILPEAFATAREGAKRVLGLYPFRVQIIGGIALHYGNIAEMMTGEGKTLTATLPVYLNALTGKGVHVVTVNEYLSSRDESEMGQLYKWLGLSVGLNLNSMSADEKRDAYNCDVTYSTNSELGFDYLRDNMVVYKDQMVQRPLNYAIIDEVDSILIDEARTPLIISGQAEQANSEYIRADRFVKTLVEDKSDDDVDDDEDHGDYKIDWPTKTINLTNQGIKKACEHFGLKNLYDIDNQVLVHHIDQALRANYIMLKDIDYVVQNGEVMIVDSFTGRVMEGRRYSDGLHQAIEAKEGVKIQEESKTQATITYQNFFRMYKKLAGMTGTAKTEEEEFREIYNMEVITIPTNRPIARKDLPDVLYPTLDSKFEAVVKEIKERHAKGQPVLVGTVAIESSERLSQMLNQAGIPHAVLNAKNHAKEAEIIMNAGQRGAVTIATNMAGRGTDIKLGPGVKELGGLAVIGTERHESRRIDNQLRGRSGRQGDPGVTRFYLSLEDDLMKRFGGDRVKLFLDRISDNDDDKVIESRMITRQVESAQKRVEGNNYDTRKQTLQYDDVMRTQREIIYGERMQVISEEKSLKNVLMPMIKRTIDHQIDMYTQGDKKDWRNDQIRDFISSAITDEETTKKLNMKHLSAEELKKRLYQIAEDNYAEKEKQLADPEQMLEFEKVVILRVVDERWTDHIDAMDQLRQSISLRGYGQLNPLVEYQEAGYRMFEEMISNIEFDATRLFMKAQIRQNISR
- the hpf gene encoding ribosome hibernation-promoting factor, HPF/YfiA family; this encodes MLKYNVRGENVEVTDALRDYVQKRLNKLEKYFEINFDVIAHINLKVYPDHTAKVEVTIPLPYLVLRAEDTTDDMYKSIDFVSEKLERQIRKYKTRINRKSREKGLKDFFYEDLEEEKKAPKEFDIVRNKHLDLKPMSAEEAVLQMDLLGHDFFVFEDADTNGTSIVYRRNDGRYGLIETNE
- a CDS encoding ComF family protein codes for the protein MSNCLLCHSSFRREIDYEKLFLFVKYKEKYTCSECLKKFVKKKGKICSGCNKEIDTKGLCNDCLQWKRKYAGNLLDNRSLYQYNDTFHDVMVQYKRYGDYILCHVLAELIDQLPSADYYVPVPSSPSHLEKRGFDTISSIYQKLVPLTKLLVKADTEKAQGEKNREERLLTKQTFSAIDNKNVSGKILLLDDIYTTGRTLYHARDALLEVYPNCKINSFTISR
- a CDS encoding DEAD/DEAH box helicase family protein, yielding MINGLCQRCNTKADATLPNRYLYCRECIGVGRISEEKNLERNIEKSTYPKIVTPLSWQGKLTDQQELISNELVNSFKERRNHLIHAVTGAGKTEMLFKVVEEVLKNGFRIAIATPRIDVVDELFPRFQAAFEKVEIGKYHGREYHDAKDEQFVICTTHQLLKFYQAFDLIVIDEVDSFPFYENKMLHFAAKNAVKEKGCTFFLTATPDEKLLKLAKSKVINYSLLKRRFHKGLLPVPKEKYFFKPFISSKGKVHPALIKQISRIINMNKPILVFVPRIKDLPIYKKHLSAIFKEKKIVSVYAGDKERQTKVARFRHQEIDILLTTTILERGVTFKHVQVIVIAADDPIYNTPSLVQIAGRVGRSADDRDGLVLFCYHKYTKNIRQAMKQIRMMNK
- a CDS encoding YigZ family protein, translated to MSSKQLSYLTISKSGQHEMVIKKSRFICSLARTKTVEEAQTFIEQVSKKYHDATHNTYAYTLGLNDNQVKASDNGEPSGTAGIPELKALQLMKLKDVTAVVTRYFGGIKLGAGGLIRAYSNSVTEAAQNIGVVKCVMQQLIEFTIPYNRLDEVNHYLNENKILIDNQIYTTDVTIQIFLDLDQITQVEEDLINLLSGKVDFKKIDQRFNEIPVTDLNFHEQ
- a CDS encoding glycosyltransferase family 4 protein, producing MFQTIIKIFLLVIITAAITPFIRKLAFVLGAVDNPNARRINKKPMPTIGGLAIFVAFNIGEFVLLRKDFPTHELFSVLLASSVIILTGLIDDILELKPRQKMFGIFVASLVVYFLAGIKVRELSLPFLCHIQLGWWSFPLTIFWILALTNAVNLIDGLDGLATGVTLISLVTMGIVGFFFLKSWQHYVPIMCIMLAACLLGFLPYNFHPAKIFLGDTGALYIGFMISVLSLKGLKNVTFVSLLVPILILGVPITDTVYAMIRRKLNKKNISQADKHHLHHQLMRMGLTHRQTVLAIYGISLIFSFVSLLSLVSPRWGIWLLILGLLFAVELFVETIGLLGEKYKPLLHFLQHTINKMERADPEVKVRRLNKKNTNKKDLR
- the rny gene encoding ribonuclease Y, with the protein product MVNTILVPVAVAIVSVLVGGCAGYSIRKNKWETQAQNAAHDAKHILADAESKAKAVEADLASQKEAMKKAAADAKKEKILEAQEEIHHYRERVDNELNERRQEVSRQENRLLQREDAIDHKDSLLDQKDSQLTQKENQIKKLQAQVLEKENRADQLVTEREKKLYEVAELNQEDAKKIVLDKLSDQLVKERAEMIEESNQLAKAKADHFARKVIVDAIQSSAADTVSEKTVSVVNLPSDDMKGRIIGREGRNIRSFEALTGVDVIIDDTPDVVVLSGFDPIRREIAKRALERLIKDGRIHPARIEEMVDRARKEVNDDIYEAGESALMELGIHKMHPELVKILGRLKYRTSYGQNVLSHSIEVGKLTGVMAAELGLDEKIAVRAGLLHDIGKSIDHEIEGSHVEIGVELARKYHEPDLVVNAIAAHHDDVPKLSFIAELVVAADTISSARPGARSESLENYIRRLEQLETIAKGHIGVKQAYAIQAGREIRVMVEPDKISDARTTILAHDIRNQIEQDMEYPGNIKVTVIREKRAVAIAK
- the recA gene encoding recombinase RecA, which codes for MAKDDKKKALDIALKKIEKDFGKGAVMRMGEKVDTQISTIPSGSLALDAALGVGGYPRGRIIEVYGPESSGKTTVALHAVAEVQKRGGTAAYIDAENAMDPAYAEALGVDIDSLILSQPNTGEEGLQIADTLIASGAIDILVVDSVAALVPRAEIDGDMGDSHVGLQARLMSQALRKLSGNISKTKTIAVFINQIREKVGVMFGNPETTPGGRALKFYSTIRLEVRRAEQIKQGSDVIGNRVKLKVVKNKVAPPFKVAEVDIMYGKGISQTGELIDMAADKDIIKKAGSWYSYGDDRIGQGRENAKQYLEEHPDVYEEVKEKVREAYGIDAKAIEERENPEKVKQDKEVPVNKDASDEKK